A window of Myxococcales bacterium contains these coding sequences:
- the pap gene encoding polyphosphate:AMP phosphotransferase, giving the protein MAKTAPKRRARPEPSAPPASEGKRRTNPRGRAKEAPRAKEARPKSGAEHADLDRETFDQLETEVRNELLAAQLALVEKKPKAVLVLVNGLAGAGRGETVNLLGEWMDPRHVRTFAYGAPIEEENEHPFSFRFFRDLPRRGQVGFYFSSWYEELIAAASKGKKVDVSRVLGLEATLADNGVHLVKLFFDLDKKAQKKRFRELEGDKDTRWRVTSDDWEANRRHAEIHRGAMSVLRATSTPKAPWQIIDGARPRAASLECGRALTAAIRATLEPSRAAEGKGTTKSTPKLVLPAPLTKRRLAPATRIEDLAYGEVLDDDTYGKRLERAQRRLALLTRHKRFPKHGAAVVLEGMDAAGKGGAIRRITRALDARTYEVVPIAAPTEEERLYPYLWRFFRKLPRHGRFSIFDRSWYGRVLVERVEGFATPDEIARAYGEIVRFEDDVRAHGVAVVKVWLAIEKDEQLRRFKERQELLHKRFKITHEDFRNRERWDAYVGAANDMFERTSTHEAPWYVIPANDKRYTRVAVLEHLGDRLEALLSGDA; this is encoded by the coding sequence ATGGCCAAGACAGCCCCGAAGCGCCGCGCACGTCCCGAGCCTTCTGCCCCGCCCGCCTCCGAGGGCAAGAGGCGCACGAACCCGAGGGGCCGCGCGAAGGAGGCTCCTCGGGCGAAAGAGGCCCGCCCGAAGAGCGGCGCGGAGCACGCCGACCTCGACCGCGAGACCTTCGACCAGCTGGAGACCGAGGTGCGAAACGAGCTGCTCGCCGCGCAGCTCGCGCTCGTCGAGAAGAAGCCCAAGGCGGTGCTCGTGCTCGTCAACGGGCTCGCCGGCGCGGGACGCGGGGAGACCGTGAACCTGCTCGGCGAGTGGATGGATCCGAGGCACGTGCGCACCTTTGCCTACGGCGCCCCCATCGAAGAAGAGAACGAGCACCCGTTCTCGTTCCGGTTCTTTCGAGACCTCCCGCGACGCGGCCAGGTCGGGTTCTACTTCTCGAGCTGGTACGAGGAGCTGATCGCGGCCGCGTCCAAGGGCAAGAAGGTCGACGTCTCCCGCGTGCTCGGCCTCGAGGCGACCCTCGCCGACAACGGCGTGCACCTCGTGAAGCTCTTTTTCGACCTCGACAAGAAGGCACAAAAGAAGCGCTTTCGTGAGCTCGAAGGCGACAAAGACACCCGCTGGCGCGTCACGAGCGACGACTGGGAGGCGAACCGTCGGCACGCGGAGATCCACCGAGGGGCCATGAGCGTGCTCCGCGCCACGAGCACCCCGAAGGCCCCGTGGCAGATCATCGATGGAGCGCGGCCTCGCGCCGCGAGCCTCGAGTGTGGGCGCGCGCTCACCGCGGCCATCCGGGCGACGCTCGAGCCCTCACGCGCCGCCGAGGGCAAGGGCACGACCAAGAGCACGCCGAAGCTCGTGCTCCCCGCGCCGTTGACGAAGCGCCGCCTCGCGCCGGCCACGCGCATCGAAGACCTCGCCTACGGAGAGGTCCTCGACGACGACACCTACGGAAAGCGCCTCGAGCGCGCACAGCGACGGCTCGCGCTCCTCACGCGGCACAAGCGGTTCCCGAAGCACGGCGCTGCCGTGGTGCTCGAGGGGATGGACGCGGCCGGCAAAGGCGGCGCGATCCGGCGCATCACTCGGGCGCTCGACGCGCGCACCTACGAGGTCGTGCCGATCGCCGCGCCCACCGAGGAGGAGCGGCTCTACCCCTATTTATGGAGGTTTTTCCGCAAGTTACCGCGGCACGGGCGGTTCTCGATTTTCGATCGTTCGTGGTACGGCCGCGTGCTCGTCGAGCGCGTCGAGGGCTTCGCCACGCCGGACGAGATCGCCCGGGCGTACGGCGAGATCGTCCGCTTCGAGGACGACGTTCGCGCGCACGGCGTGGCCGTGGTGAAGGTGTGGCTCGCGATCGAGAAGGACGAGCAGCTAAGGCGCTTCAAGGAGCGCCAAGAGCTCCTCCACAAGCGCTTCAAGATCACCCACGAGGACTTCCGGAACCGCGAGCGGTGGGACGCCTATGTCGGCGCCGCGAACGACATGTTCGAGCGCACGAGCACCCACGAGGCGCCGTGGTACGTCATCCCCGCGAACGACAAGCGTTACACGCGCGTGGCCGTCCTCGAGCACCTCGGCGACCGGCTCGAGGCCCTCCTCTCCGGCGATGCCTGA
- a CDS encoding TolC family protein yields the protein MSLRAGSTLLGVALVCLAAACAPPPLATDVSRVRDLSSTKKLSPLEEGEVELVTTEEVRGILAKPIDVEAAVRVALLNNRELRARLRELGVVRGQITQAGTLPNPLVELELLPERNTTLEARVEYDVTRAVLAPLRARALAPELEASRVRVAGEVVDLGYRVRAAFYRAQAAEQRLAFAQKVLDAFAASRDATRAMHAAGNVNELALASHEAAFERARVVVAKLELDVVSTREELRRLQGTHGDEADTKLAGPLPPPPERAPIPEKIETAALRASLELVERKHRIESLARRAGITRVEGLVPDVALDVHGLTGNPDAPSGGSGMGPWRLGGGIAVGVPLFDRKQGQVSALEAELDATFERYLAIAVDVRSAARETRARVVSTHARARQYTNVIVPAQHRVTEQTLLQYNAMQIGIYPLLQAHREELEAELARVDAVAEYWTAVAELDALLAGKRVRGGPEGPAPTRMTAPTGGH from the coding sequence ATGAGCTTGCGGGCCGGGTCGACGCTCTTGGGTGTGGCGCTCGTGTGCCTCGCCGCCGCGTGCGCGCCTCCTCCGCTCGCGACCGACGTGAGCCGCGTTCGCGACCTCTCCTCCACGAAGAAGCTCTCGCCGCTGGAAGAGGGCGAGGTCGAGCTCGTGACGACCGAGGAGGTGCGCGGCATCCTCGCGAAGCCCATCGACGTCGAGGCGGCCGTGCGGGTCGCCCTGCTGAACAACCGGGAGCTCCGCGCGAGGCTGCGGGAGCTCGGCGTCGTTCGAGGGCAAATCACCCAAGCGGGGACGCTGCCGAACCCCCTCGTGGAGCTCGAGCTCTTGCCCGAGCGCAACACGACGCTCGAGGCCAGGGTCGAGTACGACGTGACCCGCGCCGTGCTGGCCCCGCTGCGCGCGCGTGCCCTCGCGCCCGAGCTCGAGGCGTCACGGGTGCGCGTCGCAGGGGAGGTCGTCGACCTCGGATACCGCGTGCGCGCGGCGTTTTACCGGGCCCAAGCGGCCGAGCAGCGCCTCGCCTTCGCGCAGAAGGTGCTCGACGCGTTCGCTGCCTCGCGCGACGCGACCAGGGCCATGCACGCGGCCGGCAACGTGAACGAGCTCGCCCTCGCGAGCCACGAGGCCGCCTTCGAGCGCGCGCGGGTCGTCGTGGCGAAGCTCGAGCTCGACGTCGTCTCGACCCGCGAAGAGCTCCGCCGCCTCCAGGGCACCCACGGCGACGAGGCCGACACGAAGCTCGCGGGCCCGCTGCCTCCTCCGCCCGAACGCGCGCCGATCCCCGAGAAGATCGAGACCGCGGCGCTCCGTGCGAGCCTCGAGCTCGTCGAGCGAAAGCACCGCATCGAGAGCCTCGCGAGGAGGGCCGGCATCACCCGCGTCGAGGGCCTCGTGCCCGACGTCGCCCTCGACGTGCACGGGCTCACGGGCAACCCCGACGCCCCCTCGGGAGGCTCGGGCATGGGGCCGTGGCGCCTCGGAGGCGGCATCGCCGTCGGAGTGCCGCTGTTCGATCGAAAGCAGGGCCAGGTGAGCGCGCTCGAGGCCGAGCTCGACGCGACCTTCGAGCGTTACCTCGCGATCGCCGTCGACGTTCGCTCGGCGGCGCGGGAAACGCGCGCGCGGGTCGTCTCGACGCACGCGCGGGCACGCCAATACACGAACGTCATCGTCCCCGCGCAGCACCGGGTCACCGAGCAGACGCTGCTCCAGTACAACGCGATGCAGATCGGGATCTATCCGCTGCTCCAAGCGCACCGTGAAGAGCTCGAAGCCGAGCTCGCCCGAGTCGACGCGGTCGCCGAGTACTGGACGGCGGTCGCCGAGCTCGACGCTTTGCTCGCCGGGAAGCGCGTTCGAGGAGGCCCCGAAGGCCCCGCACCCACGCGCATGACCGCGCCCACAGGAGGGCACTAA